The following proteins come from a genomic window of Balearica regulorum gibbericeps isolate bBalReg1 chromosome 9, bBalReg1.pri, whole genome shotgun sequence:
- the PLSCR5 gene encoding phospholipid scramblase family member 5 translates to MASQESQGQMNPVFKDYLPGSSDLPAQNKPVEPASLWKQTSHTHNLPPGLEYLNQLDRIIIHQQVELLEAILGTETSSKYEIKNHLGQRVYFAVEENGCFDRNLCSPIRSFTIRIADNTGREVITVNRPLRCNSCWFPCFLQELEVQSPPGTIVGYVVQNWDPFLPKFTIQNESKEDVLKIIGPYATCGCFEDVDFEVKALNEMSTIGKISKYWSGFVNNVFTNTANFGIQVPVDLDVRIKAVMIGACFLIDLMFFENSLDGL, encoded by the exons ATGGCCTCTCAAG aaTCTCAGGGACAAATGAACCCAGTCTTTAAGGATTACCTCCCTGGTTCTTCTGACCTTCCTGCACAGAATAAGCCTGTTGAACCAGCAAGTCTCTGGAAGCAAACATCACACACTCATAACTTGCCACCTGGTCTGGAGTACCTGAACCAG ctggaCCGGATAATTATTCATCAGCAGGTGGAGCTTCTTGAAG CCATACTTGGCACAGAGACCTCCAGCAAATACGAGATAAAAAACCATTTGGGACAAAGAGTTTACTTTGCAGTGGAAGAAAATGGTTGCTTTGATCGTAACTTGTGTTCGCCTATAAGGTCTTTCACCATAAGGATTGCTGATAACACGGGCCGAGAAGTGATTACAGTGAACAGACCCTTGAGGTGCAACAGCTGCTGGTTCCCCTGCTTCCTGCAAGAG tTAGAAGTTCAGTCCCCACCAGGTACAATAGTTGGGTACGTTGTACAGAACTGGGACCCTTTTCTGCCTAAGTTTACTATacagaatgaaagcaaagaagatGTACTAAAAATAATTGGCCCATATGCAACTTGTGGCTGTTTTGAAGATGTTGACTTTGAG GTAAAAGCTCTCAATGAGATGTCAACGATTGGCAAAATTTCCAAGTACTGGTCTGGATTTGTAAACAATGTCTTTACCAACACTGCCAACTTTGGGATCCAGGTCCCTGTGGATCTGGATGTGAGAATCAAGGCAGTAATGATCGGTGCTTGTTTCCTCATC GACTTAATGTTCTTTGAAAACTCTTTGGATGGATTATAA